From the Natrarchaeobaculum aegyptiacum genome, one window contains:
- a CDS encoding NADH-quinone oxidoreductase subunit J gives MTSRPRLRLEGNLAPGLLAVALFVLMALVVLNTGFSAMPTNPFDVDSVTAAIGYALFDLAPLQAEAGVTGTEPFLAAFLLVAVVLDAALDAALVLAKREEGGEPVSPLQSTGDSPSTSDSDAGRSATRADGSGGDNR, from the coding sequence GTGACGAGTCGACCGCGACTCCGCCTCGAGGGCAACCTTGCACCGGGGCTGCTTGCCGTCGCACTCTTCGTGCTGATGGCGCTGGTCGTCCTCAACACCGGGTTCAGCGCGATGCCGACGAACCCGTTCGACGTCGATTCGGTCACCGCGGCCATCGGCTACGCGCTGTTCGACCTCGCACCGCTGCAGGCCGAAGCCGGCGTCACCGGCACCGAGCCGTTCCTCGCAGCGTTCCTGCTCGTGGCAGTCGTCCTCGACGCCGCCCTCGACGCGGCGCTCGTGCTCGCGAAACGCGAGGAAGGCGGCGAACCAGTTTCGCCCCTGCAGTCTACCGGTGACAGTCCGTCGACATCGGATTCGGACGCCGGTCGGTCGGCCACTCGAGCCGACGGCTCGGGGGGTGACAACCGATGA
- the nuoK gene encoding NADH-quinone oxidoreductase subunit NuoK yields the protein MTVPIEYYVLLSMGLFCIGLFGVLTRRNALMFLMSVELMLNAANINLIAFAFYHGNLTGQVFSLFVMALAAAEVAIGLGIILVLYRNFRDVDVTVPTTMRW from the coding sequence ATGACGGTGCCGATCGAGTACTACGTATTGCTCTCGATGGGGCTGTTCTGTATCGGCCTCTTCGGCGTGCTGACGCGTCGCAACGCACTGATGTTCCTGATGTCCGTCGAGCTCATGCTGAACGCGGCGAACATCAACCTGATCGCCTTTGCGTTCTATCACGGCAACCTCACCGGACAGGTGTTCTCCCTGTTCGTGATGGCTCTCGCCGCCGCGGAGGTCGCGATCGGGCTGGGGATCATCCTGGTGCTGTACCGCAACTTCCGTGACGTCGACGTCACGGTTCCGACGACGATGAGGTGGTGA
- the nuoL gene encoding NADH-quinone oxidoreductase subunit L gives MEGAFDYAPAIALFPLVAFVVALAFGKFLPKKGAIPGIAATAGSLLFSLWMLAAVASGETYHETLYEWAVGNAGGAATEGIEFTFGILIDPLSALMLVIVSLVAFLVHVFSLGYMNAEGETGLPRYYAGLGLFTFSMLAFVFADNLLMAFMFFELVGLCSFLLIGFWFRTKSAPSAAKKAFLVTRFGDYFFLLGVVAIAATFGTLQFAGDASFVNAADAALNGDGDAWVPAGLSTDTWVTITGLLVLGGVLGKSAQFPLHTWLPDAMEGPTTVSALIHAATMVAAGVYLVARMFGYYALSPTALAIIAFVGGFTALFAATMGVVKDDIKQVLAYSTISQYGYMMLGLGVGGYVAGVFHLMNHAFFKALLFLGAGSVIVLMHHEQDMWKMGGLKEKAPVTYWTFLAGALALAGIIPFSGFWSKDEILYDALIVGVNDPVIMAAYAMGLVAVFFTGFYTFRMVFLTFHGEPRSDAAEDPHPVGWSIKVPLIVLGVLAVVAGVANLAPVAKLAAVDITFLEHWLDGEFGAIEGLTYGAYGELLHYDAGVIGSEQLTVLIAAGLSLLLAFSGAGLAWKLYNVPEPVAHKERLGSAGTVVEDNYYQDEYQVWLAEGLTLPLSRAADRFDQTVIDGVVNGVSTVSLFGSSAMKRLQTGIVTNYAALIVTGFVILLLVLGLLGGWFL, from the coding sequence ATGGAAGGTGCATTCGACTACGCTCCGGCGATCGCACTGTTCCCGCTCGTCGCGTTCGTCGTCGCCCTCGCGTTCGGCAAATTCCTGCCGAAGAAGGGGGCGATTCCCGGCATCGCAGCGACGGCTGGCTCGTTGCTGTTCTCGCTGTGGATGCTGGCGGCGGTCGCGAGCGGTGAGACCTATCACGAGACGCTCTACGAGTGGGCCGTCGGCAACGCGGGTGGTGCCGCGACGGAGGGGATCGAGTTTACGTTCGGTATCCTGATCGATCCGCTCTCGGCGCTGATGCTCGTCATCGTCTCGCTCGTGGCGTTTCTCGTTCACGTGTTCAGCCTCGGCTACATGAACGCCGAGGGAGAAACCGGCCTGCCGCGGTACTACGCCGGGCTCGGCCTCTTTACGTTCAGCATGCTCGCGTTCGTCTTCGCGGACAACCTGCTGATGGCGTTTATGTTCTTCGAACTGGTGGGACTCTGTTCGTTCCTGCTGATCGGCTTCTGGTTCCGCACGAAGTCGGCACCCTCGGCCGCGAAGAAAGCGTTCCTGGTCACCCGCTTCGGTGACTACTTCTTCCTGCTCGGGGTCGTCGCCATCGCGGCGACGTTCGGCACGCTCCAGTTCGCCGGCGACGCCTCGTTCGTTAACGCGGCTGACGCCGCGCTAAACGGCGATGGCGACGCCTGGGTTCCGGCTGGACTCAGCACAGACACCTGGGTCACGATCACTGGATTGCTCGTGCTCGGCGGCGTACTGGGCAAGTCCGCCCAGTTCCCGCTACACACGTGGCTGCCGGACGCGATGGAGGGCCCGACGACCGTTTCGGCGCTCATCCACGCGGCGACGATGGTCGCAGCAGGTGTCTACCTCGTCGCGCGGATGTTCGGCTACTACGCCCTGTCGCCAACGGCGCTGGCGATTATCGCCTTCGTCGGCGGCTTTACGGCGCTGTTCGCGGCGACGATGGGCGTCGTCAAAGACGACATCAAGCAGGTGCTAGCGTACTCGACGATTAGCCAGTACGGCTACATGATGCTGGGGCTGGGCGTCGGCGGTTACGTCGCCGGAGTCTTCCACCTCATGAATCACGCGTTCTTCAAGGCCTTGCTGTTCCTCGGTGCCGGTTCAGTAATCGTCCTCATGCACCACGAACAGGACATGTGGAAGATGGGCGGCCTCAAAGAGAAAGCCCCCGTCACCTACTGGACGTTCCTCGCCGGTGCGCTCGCACTCGCGGGGATCATCCCCTTCTCGGGCTTCTGGTCCAAAGACGAGATCCTTTACGACGCGCTGATCGTCGGCGTGAACGACCCGGTGATCATGGCCGCCTACGCGATGGGGCTCGTGGCCGTCTTCTTCACCGGCTTCTACACCTTCCGGATGGTGTTCCTCACCTTCCACGGTGAGCCGCGGTCCGATGCGGCCGAGGATCCACACCCCGTGGGCTGGTCGATCAAGGTCCCGCTGATCGTGCTCGGCGTACTCGCAGTCGTCGCGGGCGTCGCGAATCTCGCGCCCGTCGCGAAGCTCGCAGCGGTCGACATCACGTTCCTAGAGCACTGGCTCGACGGCGAGTTCGGCGCCATCGAGGGGCTGACCTACGGCGCTTACGGCGAGTTGCTCCACTACGACGCCGGCGTGATCGGCTCCGAACAGCTAACCGTCCTGATCGCCGCGGGACTCTCGCTCCTGCTCGCGTTCTCCGGCGCCGGCCTCGCCTGGAAGCTGTACAACGTCCCCGAGCCGGTTGCGCACAAAGAGCGCCTCGGCTCGGCCGGAACGGTTGTCGAAGATAACTACTACCAGGACGAGTACCAGGTCTGGCTCGCCGAAGGCCTCACGCTGCCGCTTTCTCGAGCCGCAGACCGGTTCGATCAGACCGTGATCGACGGCGTCGTCAACGGCGTCTCGACGGTCAGTCTCTTCGGTAGCAGCGCGATGAAGCGCTTACAGACCGGTATCGTGACTAACTACGCGGCACTGATCGTGACAGGGTTCGTGATCCTGTTGCTCGTGCTCGGACTCCTCGGAGGGTGGTTCCTATGA
- a CDS encoding complex I subunit 4 family protein: protein MMIEMLIAVALLGAAVVFVAPNRYAGKLAFLISLVPATLSLWMYTAFDGSGNALLGGDLAYETQLEWLTFGDYAISWFVGLDGISLPLVVLTTILTTLAIVSSWTPIDERESQFYGLVLFIEANLIGVFAALDFFVWFIFWEAVLIPMYLLIGVWGGPRRKYAAIKFFVYTNVASLVMFGAFIALVFGLGDAVTSFALPEVTAAMLDGGPEGLFGVGGTTLASIVFVAMFLGFAVKVPVVPFHTWLPDAHVEAPTPASVLLAGVLLKMGTYALLRFNFTMFPHEVVEPFLVPIGVVAVVSVIYGAMLALAQTDLKRIVAYSSVSSMGYVILGLIALTQFGVGGATFQMVSHGLISGLMFMAVGVIYNATHTRMVTDMSGMADRMPVAVGILIAGSFGYMGLPLMSGFAAEYFIFFGAFGAAFDYAPLFTALAMFGIVIVAGYLLFAMQRAVFGPYSLETDYEVTRAPLHDIAPMFVLLGLIIALGVAPDLIFEMITDAVDPILENGGEL, encoded by the coding sequence ATGATGATCGAGATGCTCATTGCGGTCGCACTGCTCGGTGCGGCCGTCGTCTTCGTCGCGCCGAATCGGTACGCAGGGAAGCTGGCGTTCCTGATCAGCCTCGTGCCAGCCACGCTCAGCCTGTGGATGTACACGGCCTTCGACGGCAGCGGGAACGCCTTGCTCGGCGGCGACCTCGCCTACGAGACCCAGCTCGAGTGGCTCACCTTCGGCGACTACGCCATCTCGTGGTTCGTCGGTCTCGACGGCATCTCGCTGCCACTCGTGGTCCTGACGACGATCCTGACGACGCTCGCGATCGTCTCCTCGTGGACGCCGATCGACGAGCGCGAGTCCCAGTTCTACGGGCTCGTCCTGTTCATCGAGGCGAACCTGATCGGCGTCTTCGCCGCACTGGACTTTTTCGTCTGGTTCATCTTCTGGGAGGCCGTCCTCATCCCGATGTACCTCTTGATCGGGGTCTGGGGCGGTCCGCGCCGGAAGTACGCCGCGATCAAGTTCTTCGTCTACACGAACGTGGCGTCGCTCGTGATGTTCGGTGCGTTCATCGCGCTGGTCTTCGGGCTCGGTGACGCCGTCACGAGCTTCGCACTGCCCGAAGTGACGGCGGCGATGCTCGACGGTGGTCCCGAGGGACTGTTCGGTGTCGGCGGCACGACGCTCGCCTCGATCGTCTTCGTGGCGATGTTCCTCGGATTCGCCGTCAAGGTACCCGTCGTCCCGTTCCACACGTGGCTCCCCGACGCTCACGTCGAAGCGCCGACCCCCGCGTCGGTGCTGCTGGCTGGCGTCCTGCTGAAGATGGGGACCTACGCCCTGCTCCGGTTCAACTTCACGATGTTCCCACACGAGGTCGTCGAACCGTTCCTCGTGCCGATCGGGGTCGTCGCCGTCGTGAGCGTCATCTACGGTGCGATGCTCGCGCTGGCACAGACCGACCTCAAACGCATCGTCGCCTACTCGTCGGTCTCGTCGATGGGATACGTGATCCTCGGCCTGATCGCGCTCACCCAGTTCGGCGTCGGCGGGGCGACCTTCCAGATGGTCAGCCACGGGCTGATCTCCGGACTGATGTTCATGGCCGTCGGCGTCATCTACAACGCCACCCACACCCGGATGGTCACCGACATGTCCGGGATGGCAGACCGGATGCCCGTCGCCGTCGGCATCCTGATCGCCGGCTCGTTTGGCTACATGGGGCTGCCGCTGATGAGCGGTTTCGCCGCCGAGTACTTCATCTTCTTCGGCGCGTTCGGTGCCGCCTTCGACTACGCGCCGCTCTTCACGGCGCTGGCGATGTTCGGCATCGTCATCGTGGCCGGCTACCTGCTGTTTGCGATGCAGCGGGCAGTTTTCGGCCCCTACTCGCTCGAGACCGACTACGAGGTGACGAGAGCGCCGCTGCACGACATCGCGCCGATGTTCGTGTTGCTCGGACTCATCATCGCTCTCGGCGTCGCACCGGATCTCATCTTCGAGATGATCACGGACGCGGTCGATCCGATCCTCGAAAACGGAGGTGAGCTGTGA
- a CDS encoding NADH-quinone oxidoreductase subunit N, with amino-acid sequence MALLELPSWAALAPMLLLLATALVLFVVDSIRPGETGRGLLAGIATVGSLASLGVAVWFIVAGVGQPGLEGLGVVELFDGQLVVDQMALYFTIVVAVVTALVAIASYDYMDGHAYQAEYYSLVMLAATGMATMAAANSLVTIFIALELASLPSYALVSILKDNRGSVEGGLKYFLIGALSSAIFVYGISLVYGVTGSLQLTAIADTIAAGDADPYGGLLGLGIVMLIGGFAFKTASVPFHFWAPDAYEGAPAPISAFLSSASKAAGFVIAFRVFTEAFPVGATADLIGLDWTLAFVILAIVTMTVGNFAAATQNNVKRMLAYSSVGHAGYALIGLAGLGADGGELVMGAAMMHLLVYGFMNTGAFLFVALAEHWGVGRTFEDYSGLGRRAPVACFALAIFMFSLAGIPPLGGFWSKYFLFSAAIDAGLLLVAAALVINSALSLYYYSRLVKAVWFDEPLADRDALAQPIGLYTAIVIAAVVTVLLLPAFGPVSETAVEAAAIVVG; translated from the coding sequence ATGGCGCTGCTCGAACTGCCATCGTGGGCTGCACTCGCCCCGATGTTGCTCCTGCTGGCGACGGCGCTCGTCCTGTTCGTCGTCGACAGCATCCGGCCCGGTGAGACGGGTCGCGGACTGCTCGCCGGCATCGCGACCGTCGGTTCGCTCGCATCGCTGGGCGTCGCCGTCTGGTTCATCGTCGCCGGCGTCGGCCAGCCGGGACTCGAGGGACTGGGCGTCGTCGAACTGTTCGACGGCCAGCTCGTCGTCGATCAGATGGCGCTGTACTTCACCATCGTCGTCGCCGTCGTCACGGCGCTGGTGGCTATCGCCAGCTACGACTACATGGACGGCCACGCCTACCAGGCGGAGTACTACTCGCTGGTCATGCTCGCGGCGACCGGTATGGCGACGATGGCCGCCGCAAACAGTCTGGTGACGATCTTCATCGCCCTCGAGCTGGCGAGCCTGCCGTCGTACGCGCTCGTCTCGATCCTCAAGGACAACCGCGGGAGCGTCGAAGGGGGGCTAAAGTACTTCCTGATCGGCGCGCTGTCGTCTGCGATCTTCGTCTACGGTATCTCGCTGGTCTACGGTGTTACCGGCTCGCTCCAGCTGACGGCCATCGCCGACACGATTGCCGCCGGCGACGCCGACCCCTACGGTGGGCTGCTCGGGCTCGGTATCGTGATGCTGATCGGCGGCTTCGCGTTCAAGACTGCGAGCGTCCCGTTCCACTTCTGGGCGCCGGACGCCTACGAGGGTGCGCCAGCGCCGATCAGCGCGTTTCTCTCGTCGGCCTCCAAAGCGGCTGGCTTCGTGATCGCGTTCCGCGTGTTCACCGAGGCGTTCCCTGTCGGCGCGACGGCCGATCTCATCGGCCTCGACTGGACGCTCGCGTTCGTTATCCTCGCGATCGTGACGATGACCGTCGGTAACTTCGCTGCCGCGACCCAGAACAACGTCAAGCGCATGCTCGCCTACTCGTCGGTCGGGCACGCGGGCTACGCGTTGATCGGCCTCGCCGGGCTCGGCGCTGACGGCGGCGAACTCGTCATGGGCGCGGCCATGATGCACCTGCTCGTCTACGGCTTCATGAACACCGGCGCGTTCCTGTTCGTCGCCCTGGCCGAACACTGGGGTGTCGGGCGAACCTTCGAGGATTACAGCGGCCTCGGACGACGCGCCCCGGTCGCCTGCTTCGCGCTGGCGATCTTCATGTTTAGTCTCGCCGGCATTCCGCCTCTCGGTGGCTTCTGGAGCAAGTACTTCCTGTTCTCGGCTGCCATCGACGCCGGCTTGCTACTCGTGGCCGCCGCGCTGGTGATCAACAGCGCCCTGTCGCTGTACTACTACAGTCGACTGGTCAAGGCCGTCTGGTTCGACGAGCCACTCGCCGACCGCGACGCGCTCGCCCAGCCGATAGGCCTCTACACGGCGATCGTGATCGCCGCGGTCGTGACCGTCCTCCTGCTCCCGGCGTTCGGCCCGGTGTCGGAGACCGCAGTCGAGGCAGCAGCGATCGTCGTCGGCTAA
- a CDS encoding PadR family transcriptional regulator, with protein sequence MYDLTGFQRDLLYVAAGLDEPHGLAVKDELENYYESEIHHGRLYPNLDTLVDKGLLEKGTRDRRTNFYTVTRRGQRELEDRRQWEDQYVDF encoded by the coding sequence ATGTACGATCTCACAGGGTTTCAACGAGACCTCCTGTACGTGGCAGCCGGACTAGACGAACCACACGGGCTCGCGGTCAAAGACGAACTCGAGAACTACTACGAATCCGAGATCCACCACGGGCGGCTCTACCCGAACCTCGATACCCTCGTCGATAAGGGGCTCCTCGAGAAGGGGACGCGTGACCGACGAACCAACTTCTACACCGTCACCAGACGTGGGCAGCGCGAACTCGAGGATCGGCGCCAGTGGGAAGACCAGTACGTCGACTTCTGA
- the hemG gene encoding protoporphyrinogen oxidase produces MTVGVVGAGISGLSLVRSLADRDVDVVAFDKRDSPGGIMRSKHVDDRVLELGPQRLRLTPGLESMIDDLDLGDRLRYGDDDQPIYVYHDGSLSVVPLSVREAITTDLLSPAAKLRILAEPLTGPPRADETVDAFLTRKFGKQAARRYLGPLYSGLYGTHPKNMLMPYSLGRALEKAGVERSVLLWVVRKLLSGRETPPICTFEGGLGELPSALYEAYDDQIHLETPVERIEPVDGGYALHTSAGIEYVDEVVLTPPAGVCADLLAPVDADLEATLRRFNYNPIGMVYLESDFDGTGIGTLVPPDSDVRISGLTWNASFLERDRLFTCYVDPNTDPEMQERSDDSLGKLAATEFERITGAPAEPIHVHRWNPGMPAYDRSWTAIDDLEPPAGIHFCTNFVDRPGIPGRIRAANRLARELTA; encoded by the coding sequence ATGACAGTTGGCGTCGTCGGGGCCGGTATCTCGGGACTCTCGCTCGTCCGGTCGCTCGCCGACCGCGACGTAGACGTCGTCGCGTTCGACAAACGTGACAGTCCTGGTGGTATCATGCGAAGTAAACACGTCGACGATCGCGTTCTCGAACTTGGCCCACAGCGACTCCGGCTGACGCCCGGTCTCGAGTCCATGATCGACGACCTCGACCTGGGTGATCGCCTCCGATACGGTGACGACGACCAGCCGATCTACGTCTATCACGACGGGTCGCTCTCGGTCGTCCCGCTGTCCGTTCGCGAGGCGATCACTACCGATCTACTCTCTCCGGCGGCGAAACTGCGAATTCTGGCCGAACCACTGACTGGGCCGCCACGGGCCGACGAGACCGTCGACGCGTTCCTCACCCGGAAGTTCGGCAAACAGGCCGCTCGGCGGTATCTCGGCCCGCTGTACAGCGGCCTCTACGGGACGCATCCGAAGAATATGCTGATGCCGTACTCGCTCGGGCGCGCCCTCGAGAAGGCCGGTGTCGAACGAAGCGTCTTGCTGTGGGTCGTTCGGAAACTTCTCTCGGGGCGGGAGACGCCACCGATCTGCACGTTCGAAGGTGGGCTCGGGGAGTTGCCATCCGCGCTGTACGAGGCCTACGACGATCAGATTCACCTCGAGACGCCCGTCGAACGAATCGAACCTGTGGACGGTGGCTATGCCCTCCACACGTCCGCAGGAATCGAGTACGTCGACGAGGTCGTCCTGACCCCACCTGCCGGAGTCTGTGCGGACCTGCTGGCACCCGTCGACGCGGACCTCGAGGCGACCCTGCGCCGATTCAACTACAACCCGATCGGGATGGTCTATCTCGAGTCGGACTTCGACGGGACGGGAATCGGCACCCTGGTGCCGCCGGATTCGGACGTTCGGATTAGCGGCCTCACCTGGAACGCGAGTTTCCTCGAGCGCGACCGCCTGTTCACCTGCTACGTCGACCCGAACACCGATCCGGAGATGCAAGAGCGATCGGACGACTCCCTCGGGAAGCTGGCGGCGACGGAGTTCGAGCGAATCACGGGCGCGCCCGCAGAACCGATCCACGTCCACCGGTGGAACCCCGGGATGCCGGCGTACGATCGCTCGTGGACGGCGATAGACGACCTCGAGCCGCCCGCCGGAATCCACTTCTGTACGAACTTCGTCGATCGGCCGGGGATTCCTGGTCGAATTCGGGCGGCAAACCGGCTGGCTCGAGAACTCACGGCGTGA
- the hemH gene encoding ferrochelatase encodes METETGIVLLNFGEPAEPDRDVVLEYLTRIFFDNADLEEADSEDAAWERSRELATRRLPGLMEEYEEIGGSPLQEQADGQAEALAETLTDRGHEVTVYRAMQFMEPLIPEVASELADDGIESVIAVPIYPLCGPSTTVSSIDNLESEIDDVDGYDPEFAAITGWHRAPTYNRLRTEGIREFVEREGLDLTDSDTAFVFSAHGTPTKYLEAGSRYDQYVEEHAETIASMLGIDDYEIGYQNHSNRGIEWTEPDTEDVVEGLEGEADRVVVEPMSFMHEQSETLVELDVDLAEDAAEVGLDLYRVPVPHDDSRFPTLLADVLEPFLSGFEPSYYQLRQCACRDEPGTYCFNAGLPPQ; translated from the coding sequence ATGGAGACCGAGACCGGCATTGTGCTGTTGAACTTCGGTGAACCGGCCGAGCCAGACCGCGACGTGGTTCTCGAGTATCTCACGCGAATCTTCTTCGACAACGCCGACCTCGAGGAGGCCGACTCCGAGGACGCGGCGTGGGAACGCTCGCGCGAACTGGCGACGCGACGGCTGCCGGGGCTGATGGAGGAGTACGAAGAAATCGGTGGTTCGCCGCTTCAGGAGCAAGCCGACGGACAGGCCGAGGCGCTCGCAGAGACGCTCACCGACCGCGGCCACGAAGTCACGGTCTACCGGGCGATGCAGTTCATGGAACCGCTGATCCCGGAGGTCGCTTCGGAACTGGCCGACGACGGGATCGAGTCGGTGATCGCCGTCCCGATCTACCCGCTGTGTGGCCCGTCGACGACCGTCTCCTCGATCGACAACCTCGAGTCGGAGATCGACGACGTCGACGGCTACGACCCTGAGTTCGCGGCGATCACTGGCTGGCACCGCGCGCCCACGTACAACCGCCTCCGCACCGAGGGGATCAGGGAGTTCGTCGAGCGCGAGGGACTCGACCTGACCGATTCCGACACCGCGTTCGTCTTCTCCGCTCACGGAACGCCCACCAAGTACCTCGAGGCGGGAAGCCGATACGACCAGTACGTCGAAGAACATGCCGAGACGATCGCCAGCATGCTCGGCATCGACGACTACGAGATCGGCTACCAGAACCACTCGAACCGCGGGATCGAGTGGACCGAACCCGACACCGAAGACGTGGTCGAGGGCCTCGAGGGCGAGGCTGACCGCGTCGTCGTCGAACCGATGAGCTTCATGCACGAACAGTCGGAGACGCTCGTGGAACTCGACGTGGATCTGGCGGAGGACGCCGCCGAGGTGGGACTCGACCTCTATCGCGTCCCGGTCCCACACGACGACTCGCGCTTCCCGACCCTGCTTGCGGACGTGCTCGAGCCGTTCCTCTCGGGCTTCGAACCGTCGTACTACCAGCTTCGCCAGTGTGCCTGTCGTGACGAGCCGGGAACGTACTGTTTCAACGCTGGCCTACCACCCCAGTAG
- the hemE gene encoding uroporphyrinogen decarboxylase, producing the protein MKDLFLRAARGDRTERPPVWMMRQAGRYLPEYRSLREDYTFLEAISTPEIAAEITLQPWERFRPDGIVMYSDILTVLEPLGFSYHLESGVGPVVENPVESPADAERTHEPIDDHLPYVGDLLEILDEELGSDAAVLGFTGGPFTLAAYVCEGTPSRNFMAVRRLRAEHPDAFEALLRAFTDTIVDYVEYQVEAGADAIQLFDTYAGLLSPADYRRFLLPLHQEIVDAIDVPTIAFVRNVSGNLELLEETGADVVALDWTVDLERARAELGDVAIQGNLDPALLYGDPDDVRERTRAVIEAADDAGHILNLGHGVDRNTPVENVAAFFETAKEFSR; encoded by the coding sequence ATGAAGGACCTCTTCCTCCGGGCCGCACGCGGCGACCGAACTGAACGCCCGCCCGTCTGGATGATGCGGCAGGCCGGACGCTACCTGCCGGAGTACCGGTCGCTCCGGGAAGACTACACCTTTCTCGAGGCGATCTCGACCCCCGAAATCGCCGCCGAAATCACCCTCCAGCCGTGGGAACGGTTCCGCCCCGACGGAATCGTCATGTACTCGGATATCCTGACCGTCCTCGAGCCACTCGGCTTCTCCTATCACCTCGAGTCCGGCGTCGGCCCGGTCGTCGAGAACCCCGTCGAGTCGCCAGCCGACGCCGAGCGAACCCACGAACCGATCGACGACCACCTCCCCTACGTCGGTGACCTCCTCGAGATTCTGGATGAGGAACTCGGCTCCGACGCCGCGGTCCTCGGTTTCACGGGCGGGCCGTTCACGCTCGCTGCCTACGTCTGTGAGGGAACCCCATCGCGGAACTTCATGGCCGTCCGCCGGCTTCGAGCCGAACACCCCGACGCCTTCGAGGCACTCCTCAGAGCGTTCACGGATACGATCGTCGACTACGTCGAGTATCAGGTCGAGGCCGGAGCAGACGCGATTCAACTGTTCGACACCTACGCGGGTCTGCTCTCACCGGCGGACTACCGACGCTTCCTCCTGCCGCTGCACCAGGAGATCGTCGACGCGATCGACGTCCCCACCATCGCCTTCGTCCGGAACGTCAGCGGCAACCTCGAGTTACTCGAGGAGACCGGCGCAGACGTCGTCGCCCTCGACTGGACGGTCGACCTCGAGCGAGCGCGCGCAGAGCTGGGTGACGTCGCGATCCAGGGGAACCTCGATCCAGCCCTGCTCTACGGTGACCCAGACGACGTTCGCGAGCGGACGCGGGCCGTGATCGAGGCTGCAGACGACGCCGGTCACATCCTCAACCTCGGCCACGGAGTCGACCGGAACACACCGGTCGAGAACGTCGCGGCGTTCTTCGAAACCGCAAAAGAGTTCTCGCGGTAG
- a CDS encoding CcmD family protein, producing MDYLLLFAYGAIFLALVAYVVHLRSRLTEIEKRLADLSVERDLEGDD from the coding sequence ATGGACTACCTCCTCCTGTTCGCCTACGGTGCGATCTTCCTCGCACTCGTCGCGTACGTCGTGCACCTGCGAAGCCGCCTCACGGAAATCGAAAAGCGCCTCGCGGACCTCTCCGTCGAACGCGACCTCGAGGGCGACGACTGA
- a CDS encoding cytochrome c biogenesis protein: MGSIERRTIGLLRRLFRSAIPGYLTLAFGVVSIALVFGVASDSMYGVSHGINLVAYWHVPLALVGGVAFTVTFLGCVLYLLTGTRFWEHLAHASGELGFIFATLTLVTGSAWGRVIWNTWWDWSDVRLVTFLFVWFIYAGYLLIYAGAGNGARVSRLASVYGVVGFVTVPISYASTRLWTARLHAPSIGNPDAEAAISFEVLLVSLLAISFLYLYFLGSRVRLHDVTVRLDALKTRHRGKTYKPTGDD; this comes from the coding sequence ATGGGTTCAATCGAACGTCGAACCATCGGTCTCCTGCGGCGGCTCTTCCGGAGCGCGATTCCGGGATACCTGACGCTCGCGTTCGGGGTCGTCTCGATCGCGCTCGTCTTCGGCGTCGCCTCCGACTCGATGTACGGCGTCAGTCACGGCATCAATCTGGTCGCCTACTGGCACGTCCCGCTGGCGCTCGTGGGCGGAGTCGCCTTCACGGTTACGTTCCTCGGGTGTGTCCTGTATCTCCTGACTGGAACGAGGTTCTGGGAACACCTCGCGCACGCCTCGGGCGAACTGGGGTTCATCTTCGCGACGCTCACCCTCGTGACCGGCAGCGCATGGGGGCGGGTCATCTGGAACACCTGGTGGGACTGGTCTGACGTCCGCCTCGTCACCTTCCTGTTCGTCTGGTTCATCTACGCCGGCTATCTCCTCATCTACGCCGGTGCCGGAAACGGTGCGCGGGTCTCGCGGCTGGCGTCGGTCTACGGCGTCGTTGGCTTCGTGACCGTCCCGATCTCCTACGCCTCGACGCGGCTCTGGACTGCACGACTTCACGCCCCGTCGATCGGCAACCCCGACGCCGAGGCAGCGATTTCGTTCGAGGTCCTGCTCGTGTCGTTGCTCGCCATCTCGTTTCTCTACCTCTACTTCCTCGGCAGCAGGGTCCGACTTCACGACGTGACTGTCCGTCTCGACGCGCTGAAGACGCGCCACCGTGGCAAAACGTACAAGCCGACAGGGGATGACTGA